A single window of Thiomicrorhabdus immobilis DNA harbors:
- the ccoN gene encoding cytochrome-c oxidase, cbb3-type subunit I has translation MDTTAKPQYDNGVVKYLTVGAIVFLVLGTLMGTYAAAELAWPALNFDIAEITFARLRVIHTNTVIFAFGGMTLMATAFYTVQRTNGVKLWSNGLAWWTAILFTIGLLAVVVTLALGMTTGKEYHEQEWPLAIAIAIVWTMYTFNFVMTIASRNKDTHPSVYVSNWFFMGMMIAITYLYVVNGLAIPVSLFRSYSMFAGVQDAMIQWWWGHNAVGFFLTAGFLAIMYYFVPKQSQRPIYSYRLSVIHFWALMFGYVWLGAHHLQYTALPDWTGSLGAVISLAMIIPSWGGALNGMLTLSGAWDRLRTDYILRFLIISLAFYAMSTFEGPVMAAKTVNALSHYTDWTVGHVHSGALGWVAMVSIGALYHMVMKLWNTEMYSMQLINFHFWLATIGTVFYIVAMWVSGIMQGLMWRAYDEYGTLAYTFAESVSAMHPYYAMRAFGGLLFFSGAAIMLYNVVMTVRMANAKAANTVEAHA, from the coding sequence ATGGATACTACAGCAAAACCACAATATGATAATGGTGTGGTTAAGTATTTAACAGTAGGTGCAATCGTTTTCTTGGTGTTAGGTACTTTAATGGGTACTTATGCAGCAGCAGAACTTGCGTGGCCTGCGTTAAACTTTGATATTGCGGAAATCACTTTTGCTCGACTACGTGTTATTCATACGAATACCGTTATCTTTGCATTTGGTGGTATGACGTTAATGGCGACAGCGTTTTATACGGTTCAAAGAACCAATGGTGTAAAACTTTGGAGTAATGGTCTGGCTTGGTGGACAGCGATTTTGTTCACAATCGGTCTTTTAGCGGTAGTGGTAACACTAGCTCTAGGTATGACGACTGGTAAAGAATACCACGAGCAAGAATGGCCTTTAGCAATTGCTATTGCAATCGTTTGGACAATGTATACGTTCAACTTTGTAATGACAATCGCTTCACGTAATAAAGATACTCATCCGAGTGTTTACGTTTCAAACTGGTTTTTCATGGGGATGATGATTGCGATCACTTACCTATATGTGGTAAACGGTTTAGCTATTCCTGTTTCTTTATTCCGTTCTTACTCTATGTTTGCCGGTGTACAAGATGCCATGATTCAGTGGTGGTGGGGACATAACGCAGTAGGTTTCTTCCTGACAGCTGGATTCCTTGCAATCATGTACTACTTTGTTCCTAAGCAATCACAGCGTCCGATTTATTCGTACCGTTTATCTGTAATCCACTTCTGGGCATTAATGTTCGGTTATGTATGGTTAGGTGCTCACCACCTTCAGTACACCGCTCTTCCAGACTGGACAGGTTCTTTAGGTGCGGTAATTTCACTTGCGATGATCATTCCTTCATGGGGTGGGGCATTGAACGGTATGTTAACGCTTTCAGGTGCTTGGGATAGACTACGTACAGATTACATCCTACGTTTCTTGATTATCTCTTTAGCATTCTATGCAATGTCTACATTTGAAGGGCCAGTAATGGCGGCTAAAACTGTAAACGCGCTATCTCACTATACGGATTGGACAGTTGGTCACGTTCACTCTGGTGCGTTAGGTTGGGTTGCAATGGTTTCTATCGGTGCGCTATATCACATGGTTATGAAACTATGGAACACTGAAATGTACTCTATGCAGTTAATCAATTTCCATTTCTGGTTAGCAACTATTGGTACTGTGTTCTACATCGTAGCAATGTGGGTATCAGGTATTATGCAGGGTCTAATGTGGCGTGCTTATGATGAGTACGGAACACTTGCTTATACTTTCGCTGAATCAGTTTCAGCTATGCACCCTTACTACGCAATGCGTGCCTTCGGTGGATTATTATTCTTCTCTGGTGCGGCAATCATGCTTTATAACGTTGTGATGACGGTTCGTATGGCAAATGCAAAAGCTGCAAACACAGTTGAAGCACACGCATAA
- the ccoP gene encoding cytochrome-c oxidase, cbb3-type subunit III yields MAHHNPWPDEGNTGHIWDEDIRELDNPPPLWWMLSFYAGFIMIVFYALYYPTIPLTDEMGEHTKGMAGWTQVNEYNEDFAVLKNWRVAKFADKEEKLASMSVTDIMNDEELKSYAVATSKVLFGDYCAACHAAGGAGNPNFPVLADDDWLWGGNIKQIEASLIQGRIGNMPAKGMMGNLTDQEIEDVTDYVIALSEGKGGDASVAAGKAVYTKGMCLACHGPAGKPLAPAGAANLTDQVWRFSSDRDAIKGVITYGVNVKKNGEYIAGTRQAIMPSFKERLPNADVNIKRLAVYVHSLGGGQ; encoded by the coding sequence ATGGCACATCATAATCCATGGCCAGATGAAGGTAACACTGGTCATATTTGGGATGAAGATATCCGCGAATTAGATAACCCACCACCGCTTTGGTGGATGCTATCTTTCTATGCTGGTTTCATCATGATTGTTTTCTACGCTTTGTATTATCCAACGATTCCTTTAACGGATGAGATGGGTGAGCATACAAAGGGTATGGCAGGATGGACTCAGGTTAATGAATACAATGAAGATTTTGCAGTATTGAAAAATTGGCGTGTAGCTAAGTTTGCAGATAAAGAAGAGAAGTTGGCTTCAATGTCTGTTACCGACATCATGAATGATGAAGAACTTAAGTCATATGCTGTTGCTACTTCAAAAGTATTATTTGGTGATTACTGTGCAGCATGTCACGCTGCCGGTGGTGCTGGTAACCCAAACTTCCCTGTATTGGCTGATGATGATTGGCTATGGGGTGGTAATATCAAACAAATTGAAGCTTCATTGATTCAAGGACGTATTGGTAATATGCCTGCTAAAGGTATGATGGGTAACCTTACAGATCAAGAAATTGAAGATGTGACTGATTACGTAATCGCGTTATCAGAAGGTAAAGGTGGTGATGCTTCAGTTGCTGCTGGTAAAGCGGTTTATACTAAAGGTATGTGTTTAGCATGTCACGGTCCTGCTGGTAAGCCATTGGCTCCTGCTGGTGCGGCAAACTTAACAGACCAGGTATGGCGTTTCTCATCTGATCGTGATGCGATTAAAGGTGTAATCACATACGGTGTGAATGTTAAGAAGAATGGTGAGTACATCGCTGGCACACGTCAAGCAATCATGCCATCATTTAAAGAACGTTTACCTAATGCGGATGTAAATATTAAGCGTTTAGCGGTATATGTACACTCATTAGGTGGAGGTCAGTAA
- the ccoO gene encoding cytochrome-c oxidase, cbb3-type subunit II, with protein MSDNEAPKNIQESLEKNIFALFLATALAVSIAGIVEIVPLFYLKSAVDYTEKTDKYGNAKNEKFPELVWERTFTEDANGKLVSDKALYKQDKNGKWVLADWKAGDGVRPYTPLELAGRDLYLREGCYICHSQMIRPFRDERERYGHFSLATESMYDHPMQWGSKRTGPDLARLGGKYSDEWQVLHLLRPQDMVPESVMPAYPWLAERKVSEDFFGTKRDMSTRLSVMRTLGVPYTDEEIENANAAIEGYTEMDAMVAYLQVLGTMVKLDDSKVYRR; from the coding sequence ATGTCAGATAATGAAGCACCAAAAAATATCCAGGAAAGTTTAGAGAAGAATATCTTCGCTTTATTCCTGGCGACGGCGCTAGCAGTTTCGATTGCTGGTATTGTTGAAATCGTACCGTTGTTTTATCTTAAGTCTGCTGTTGATTACACAGAAAAAACAGATAAGTACGGTAACGCTAAAAATGAAAAGTTCCCAGAGTTGGTTTGGGAACGTACTTTTACTGAAGATGCTAACGGTAAGTTAGTTTCAGACAAAGCACTTTATAAGCAAGATAAGAACGGTAAGTGGGTTCTTGCGGATTGGAAAGCTGGCGACGGTGTTCGTCCTTACACTCCTCTTGAATTAGCTGGTCGTGATTTATATCTTCGTGAAGGTTGCTATATTTGTCACTCTCAAATGATTCGTCCATTCCGTGATGAGCGTGAGCGTTATGGTCACTTCTCACTAGCGACGGAATCTATGTATGATCACCCGATGCAATGGGGTTCTAAGCGTACTGGTCCTGACCTAGCTCGTTTAGGTGGTAAGTATTCAGATGAATGGCAAGTATTACACTTGTTACGTCCTCAGGATATGGTTCCAGAATCAGTAATGCCTGCATATCCATGGTTGGCTGAAAGAAAAGTATCTGAAGATTTCTTTGGAACTAAGCGTGATATGTCAACACGTTTATCAGTAATGCGTACATTAGGTGTGCCTTACACAGACGAAGAGATTGAAAACGCTAATGCGGCTATCGAGGGTTATACCGAGATGGATGCAATGGTTGCTTACCTACAAGTATTAGGAACGATGGTTAAGCTGGATGACAGCAAAGTCTACCGTCGTTAA
- the ccoG gene encoding cytochrome c oxidase accessory protein CcoG has translation MSDKKELYRDNGQTGSVLDEMSLDNKNLQNIGVEILPIHTGGTVHAKRMPGKFRSIKWITASFWIALFVFPYLRWDGHQALLFDLANRQFHIFGITILPQDIWMLAMVLLFFALLLAASTAVAGRLWCGYFCFHTVWTDVFTWLEEKFEGQPNKRIKLDESKMSLEKLKIKLPKFAAWAFIAFMTAFSFVAYFTDAFDLWARLFSFEWGTTETTVILVLATSTYFFAGILREQTCIGFCPYARIQGAMIDTQTVVPTYDVDRGEPRGRMKRVKPGEEAPELGDCIDCNLCVAVCPTGVDIRRGQQFGCITCGLCIDACDSVMDKIKKPRGLIRYASLAEFAGQKLPPLFKRPRVIVYSAIMGFAAIMMVYGLLTMSPIDLKALHERSPLFVQMSDGNIQNKWTIKVVNKSNETMLANISVSGPEGLTFVADKQITIQPGNVGATTLLVRIPKKNLVDTNTPITILVNDVNNPAIKASYNTSFLSPKKR, from the coding sequence ATGTCAGATAAAAAAGAGTTGTACCGTGATAATGGTCAAACTGGTTCAGTACTCGATGAGATGTCTCTAGATAACAAGAATCTTCAGAATATTGGTGTAGAGATACTTCCAATCCATACCGGCGGAACGGTTCATGCCAAACGTATGCCAGGTAAGTTTCGCTCGATCAAGTGGATTACCGCCTCATTTTGGATTGCTTTGTTTGTGTTTCCTTATCTGCGTTGGGATGGACATCAGGCTTTGCTGTTTGACCTAGCTAATCGTCAATTCCATATTTTCGGTATTACCATTCTGCCGCAAGACATTTGGATGCTTGCGATGGTGTTGCTGTTTTTTGCATTATTGCTGGCTGCTTCTACCGCTGTTGCCGGTCGTTTGTGGTGTGGGTATTTCTGCTTTCATACCGTCTGGACAGACGTTTTCACATGGTTAGAAGAGAAGTTTGAAGGTCAGCCTAATAAACGTATCAAATTAGATGAATCGAAAATGAGTCTTGAAAAACTCAAGATTAAGTTACCTAAGTTTGCGGCATGGGCGTTCATCGCATTCATGACTGCATTTAGTTTTGTTGCTTACTTCACCGATGCATTTGACTTGTGGGCACGTTTGTTCAGCTTTGAATGGGGGACAACAGAAACCACGGTCATTTTAGTGTTGGCGACTTCTACCTATTTCTTCGCAGGGATTTTACGTGAACAAACCTGTATTGGTTTTTGTCCATATGCACGTATTCAAGGTGCAATGATTGACACTCAAACGGTTGTTCCAACCTATGATGTCGATCGTGGTGAGCCAAGAGGAAGAATGAAACGTGTCAAGCCAGGTGAGGAAGCACCGGAGTTGGGTGATTGTATCGATTGTAACTTGTGTGTCGCGGTCTGCCCAACTGGCGTTGATATCCGTCGTGGTCAACAATTCGGTTGTATTACTTGTGGATTATGTATCGATGCATGTGACTCGGTTATGGATAAGATCAAGAAACCGCGAGGATTGATTCGTTATGCATCACTCGCTGAATTTGCGGGTCAAAAATTACCTCCGTTATTTAAAAGACCGCGAGTCATTGTCTATAGCGCGATTATGGGGTTTGCCGCCATTATGATGGTATATGGTTTGTTGACCATGTCACCTATCGATTTGAAAGCGCTGCATGAGCGTTCACCTCTATTTGTGCAGATGAGTGACGGTAATATTCAAAATAAATGGACCATTAAGGTGGTAAACAAATCCAATGAAACGATGCTTGCCAATATCTCTGTTAGCGGGCCTGAAGGGTTGACTTTCGTAGCTGACAAACAGATAACGATTCAACCAGGTAACGTTGGCGCCACGACCTTATTGGTGAGAATTCCTAAAAAGAATTTAGTCGACACCAACACACCAATTACCATCTTGGTGAATGATGTGAATAATCCGGCTATTAAAGCTTCTTACAATACCAGCTTTCTCAGTCCTAAAAAACGTTAA
- a CDS encoding cbb3-type cytochrome c oxidase subunit 3 has translation MSNLERYFSTDWASMTTQDWAGLIITVLVFLGMLITFYLALRPSKRKEMEEQKYKILNDD, from the coding sequence GTGAGTAATTTAGAACGTTATTTTAGTACAGACTGGGCGTCGATGACGACCCAGGATTGGGCAGGTTTAATCATTACAGTGTTGGTATTTCTTGGCATGCTCATTACGTTTTATTTGGCATTGCGTCCTAGTAAGCGTAAAGAGATGGAAGAGCAAAAGTACAAAATACTGAATGATGACTAG
- a CDS encoding FixH family protein has translation MTDSKPDTRDWSVAWKNPFVIAWVVILVIVLSVNFFMVSMAIVTNPGLVVDDYYEQGKHMDTILAEEKRMEQIGWQLEVDLPILSEAKPDTIKLAVKDKEGNPLEVDTAILYYYRPSDRKLDGQISMNKVDGVGMYQQTISLPVKGKWDLIMEVTKGDIRFNIGRSIMVQDPE, from the coding sequence ATGACTGATTCTAAGCCAGATACTCGTGATTGGAGCGTAGCTTGGAAAAATCCCTTTGTAATCGCATGGGTAGTAATTCTAGTAATAGTGTTAAGTGTGAACTTCTTTATGGTGAGTATGGCAATAGTCACCAATCCAGGGCTGGTAGTTGATGACTACTATGAGCAAGGCAAACACATGGATACCATTCTTGCCGAAGAGAAACGTATGGAGCAGATTGGATGGCAATTAGAAGTCGATTTGCCGATTTTAAGCGAAGCTAAACCTGATACGATAAAACTGGCGGTTAAAGATAAAGAGGGTAATCCTTTAGAGGTTGATACGGCAATTCTCTATTATTATCGTCCTTCAGATAGAAAACTGGATGGGCAGATCAGCATGAATAAAGTCGATGGTGTTGGAATGTACCAGCAGACCATCAGTCTACCTGTTAAAGGAAAATGGGATTTGATAATGGAAGTCACTAAAGGGGATATCCGTTTCAATATTGGTCGCTCAATTATGGTTCAAGATCCTGAATAA